The genomic window GTTTGTGAAGAGCGATCGCACTAAAAGCGAAACCTACGCATCGATTCTCCAACGCAATAATTTGAAAATGGTAGAAGCCAGCTTTGATGCTAAATTCGACCAAGCAGATAAAAAATACTCAATGCACTCCTTTGGCGCGCAATTTGCCGAGGTACGTATCGATCCCGATATTGGTCAAGTTCGCGTAACCCGCTTTGTGGGAGCTTTTGGCACAGGACGAATCATGAATAGAAAAACCGCAAATTCGCAATTAATCGGTGGGATTACGATGGGTATCGGCATGGCGCTGTTAGAAGAAACCATAACCGACAACCGTTATGGGCGTATTGTCAATCCCAATTTGGGCGAGTACCACGTACCTGTTAATGCTGATATTCCAGCAATTGAGGCTTATTTTGTTGAAGAAAATGATCCCCACATCAACGCAATCGGAGCTAAAGGGATTGGCGAAATTGGGATTACAGGCGTAGCGGCGGCGATCGCCAATGCGGTCTATCACGCTACGGGCAAGCGCGTTCGTTCTCTGCCCATTACCCTAGACAAATTAATTTAACATGAAAGAATTTATCGCCATCTTAGCGGAACTTGAAAAAAGCAACCGTCAAGGCAAAACAACTATCATGGCTACGGTGATTGAAGCTAGTGGTTCTACCTATCGCCGCCCAGGAGCGCGGATGCTGCTAACTTCTGATGGTCGTAGTATAGGGACAATTAGTGGAGGTTGTTTAGAAGCCGATGTTTGTTTGCGATCGCAAAAAGTAATGGCAACGAATCAACCAACAGTAGTAACCTATGACACCACCTCTGATGAAGATATTGTCTGGGGACTGGGACTAGGCTGTAATGGCTTGGTGCGCGTGCTAATTGAGCCGATTACACCTTCTCAAGCAGATTATGTAGAGTTTCTATTTAGGTGCTACAGCGATCGCCAATTAGGTGTTGTAGCCACCTTGGTTAGCGCCACCGGTTCGGTTCAAGAGCAAGTTGGAACTCGTTTAATGTTGCAACAAAATGGCAATTTTATTAACCAGTTCTCAAATTTTATAGCCGCAAGCATAGTTGAAGACGCACGTACAGCATTACAAGACAAAGTTTCAACCTTGAAGTCCTATCTATTACCTAATGGTGAAGTAGAGGTTTTTATTGAAGTTATCCAGCCACCATTACCACTTGTAATTTTTGGTGCGGGTCATGATGCAATACCTGTAGCGCGTTTTGCTAAAGAATTAGGTTGGAATGTCACCGTTGTTGATACAAGACAATCAGAAGCAACACAAAATCGATTTACTGATGCAGATGCCATTGTACTATCTCGTCCAGAAAATATTAGTGACTATGTTGCTGTGAGCGATCGCACTGTAGCTGTAGTTATGACTCACAACTACTTGCACGACCGCGAAGTTCTCAAAACCCTCCTACCATCGCAAGTTTGCTACTTAGGTATTCTCGGACCTAAAAGCAGAACCGAGCGTTTGCTAGAAGAATTGCGCCAAATAGAAATTAATCCCACTAGAGAACAAATGCACCGATTATATGCTCCTATTGGGCTTGATATTGGTGCTGATACTCCCGAAGAAATTGCTCTGTCAATTATTGCCGGAATTCAAGCTGTGATTACTAACCGTTTAGGAAACCAGCTAAGAGAGCGAAAGGGATCGATTCACGAACCAATTACCAAGCAGGGCAATCAATTAAACCCGTCAGTTAAAAAGTATGTCAGCGTATGAAGGTCGTTGAAGAATATAACCAAAACATTGGAATTGTTATTCTAGCTGCTGGAGCATCAACGCGCATGGGTACGCCTAAGCAATTGTTGCCCTATCAAGAATGCACTTTACTTCGTCACACCATAGAAGTTGCGAAGTCTTCTGTCTGCCGACCAATTGTTGTTATTTTGGGCGCTTATGCCCAACTTATTAAGCCTGATATCAGCCATCTTTCTATTCAAATAGTAGAAAACTTGCAGTGGGCTAAAGGGATGAGTTCTTCAATTAAAGTAGGGATTCAAGAGCTAACAACATCTTACCCAGAAGTAAAGGCAGCAATAGTCACGCTTTGCGATCAACCTTTCATTTCTACCGAGATTATTAATCAGCTTGCCTTAACACACTATTCGACAAATCAGCCGATTATTGCTTGCGAGTATGGAGAAGCTTTAGGTGTACCAGCTTTATTTAGCGATCGCTTGTTCTCGGAACTTATCACACTTAAAAATGGTGAAGGAGCAAAACAAGTTATTAAAAAGCATTCTCAGGAAGTTTTTAGTATATCTTTTCCAGAAGGCGCTATGGACATTGACACACCAAAAGAATACGCAGAGCTTCTTGTTATGACATGAACATTGCATTGCGAACAAAACTTTTTTTAGCTTGCGTAGAGAGAAAATACTACGGAATACATAACTATGCCATCTAAATCTCTGGTTTCTTTCTCACTCTCGATTTGTTCAGTAATGTTACTAGGTTCGCCCGTACTCAGTCAAGCGCAAAGTCAGTTGCCCTATTGGACTAAAGCGACATCACCAACGGTAGCTCGGCAAGAGCTTTATCCAGAAGTTTTGAACAACAAAATTTACGTAGTCGGCGGTTTACTCAGCCCAAACACTGGCTTTTCCGCCCACTTCGAGTCTTACGACCCGGTCAAGGATACTTGGACAGTATTAAGACCGCTACCGGAAGCACGCCATCATATTACACTGTCGGCAGTCAATGGTTTACTCTATGGTATTGGCGGTTTTACTGGCGGGTTTCCAGACTGGCGCGCACAGCCGACTATGTTTATCTACAATCCCAGTTCTAATACTTGGACTCAAGGTACTGACCTGCCAGTGGCTCGCGCCGAGGGGATATCCGCAGTAGTTGATAATAAAGTCTACCTAATTGGCGGGCGCGTTCGAGCTACTGAAAACGCTCGACTTTTCAACGACCACATCGACAGCGTACGAAACGAAGTATTCGATCCAATAACTAAACGATGGTCGTCCCTTGCCAATGCATCGACACCGCGAAACAGTGCAGCCTCAGCCGTAATTGATGGCAAAATCTATGTTGTTGGTGGGCGCAAATTTTCCAAAAATGCTGATGGCACTGCACGCCAAGTCAATGTAGCAAATCTTGAAGTTTACGATCCTAATCTCAATCGCTGGCAGACGCGATCGCCTATGCCTCAAGCTAGAGGAGGTCTGGCGGCAACTTCCCATTTGGGCAAGCTTTACGTTTTTGGCGGCGAACAATGGGTTCCAGAGCAGAAAGTTTTTGCCGAAAGTTGGGTATACGACCCGAAAACTGACAAATGGGAAACATTACCACCCTTACCAACCCCCCGACACGGATTAGGGGCATCCGCCGTTGGCAACCGAATTTTTGTTTTTGGTGGCGGAACTAAAACGGGCGGAAATGCCGCTACAACGAGCCACGAAGTGCTAGTATTGCCCACCAACGGAGCAATACCTTAATCTTTTACTATTTAAACACTACGCCAACTTGTTCAGGCTTTCAATCTACAACATCAGCTTGTTTTAATGCCACCGCTAATTTTGTCATAAATTCAACAAAGACGCGAACTTTAGCCGAGAGATAGCGTTTTTGGGGATACAATACTGCGATCGGTAATCCAACTTGAGTCGCGTAAGATTGAAGAATGGGTTGGAGGTTTCCACGCGCGATCGCTTTGGCGGCAATAAATTTAGGCAGTTGGACTACACCCGCTCCTTGAATCACTGCTGCTAAAATCACCTCTGAGTCATCAAATCGCAGATAACTATCAACAGCAAGGTCAATTATTTTGCCCTCTTGTTCAAATTTCCAGATAGGTTCTTGTCGAGTTTGTGGATAGATAAAATTGACAGTGCGATGCTGCAATAGTTCGATGGGCGTTGTGGGCATACCATATTGAGCCAGATACGACGGCGAGGCACAGGTGATGTAGCGTGCCGTTGCTAAGTAGTGCATGATTAAACTGCTATCGCTGCTGATGCCAATCCGCACCGTTGCATCAATACCTTCCTCAATCAGATCGCTCAAGCGATCGCTAAAAGAAACATTTAGCTTTAAGTCAGGGTATTGTGTGGCAAATTGCAGCAAAGTCGGGGCAATGTGCATTTTGCCAAAGGTATTACTAAGATCGATCCGTAAAGTTCCGCTCGGTATAGATTGCGATCGCTTGACTTCAAGTTCGGCTTCTGACAAATCGTTGATAATTTGCTGACAGCGTTGATAAAATCGGTTGCCATCTTCAGTCAGTGTCAAACTGCGAGTCGTTCGCCCAAGCAAGCGCACCCCCAATTGGTCTTCTAAACGTAATACCGCTCGACTCACAGCCGAAGGAGCCATGCCCAACTGTCTTGCTGCTTCAGAAAAGCTGCCACATTGAGCGGAGCGCATAAAAATCATCAGGCTTTTCAGCTTATCCATTCCCTCCACCACAGCTTTGAATTTTTTGCACAAGTGTTTTGAAGTTTAACTACTTTTTCTCTTTTCTTGTACAAGCTACTGTTTAGATAAGTTGAAATTGCCAAGTCCCAAATAAGATTAAGGAAACAAATATGACACAGCAAACAAACGCACAACAAATCATCTTAGTTATCGGAGCAACGGGCAATCAGGGCGGCGCGGTGGCGCGTCATCTTTTGCAACGAGGAAAATTTAAAGTTCGCGCTCTAGTTCGAGATCAAAATAAGCCCGCATCTATTGCCCTTCAACAAGCGGGTGCAGAACTTGTAAAAGGTGATCTGGGCGATCGCGCTTCCTTGGATCGTGCTTTTGCAGACGTTTATGGCGTTTTTTCAGTACAGGACTTTAAAAATGGATTGGACACCGAGATCCGTCAGGGCAAGGCTGTTGCAGACGCAGCCAAAGGCACAAATATTCAGCATTTCGTCTACAGTTCGGTGGGTAGCGCCCAACGCAACACTGGGATTCCGCATTTTGATAGCAAGTTTCAAGTTGAAGAATACATTCGAGAAACCGCATTACCTTACACAATCATGCGTCCGGTGTTCTTCTTTTATAACTACAACGGAATGCAATCAATGGTTGAAACCGGAACGCTTTTTCAGCCTCTCAGTCCCGAAACAAAATTACAGCAACTATCCGAAGAAGATTATGGGGCAATGGTTGCTGAGGTATTTGAGCGCCCCGCAGACTTTATGCACCGCGAGATCGAAGTTGCTAGTGTGGAAATGACAATGCCAGAAATCGCTG from Synechocystis sp. PCC 7509 includes these protein-coding regions:
- a CDS encoding nucleotidyltransferase family protein → MKVVEEYNQNIGIVILAAGASTRMGTPKQLLPYQECTLLRHTIEVAKSSVCRPIVVILGAYAQLIKPDISHLSIQIVENLQWAKGMSSSIKVGIQELTTSYPEVKAAIVTLCDQPFISTEIINQLALTHYSTNQPIIACEYGEALGVPALFSDRLFSELITLKNGEGAKQVIKKHSQEVFSISFPEGAMDIDTPKEYAELLVMT
- a CDS encoding XdhC family protein — protein: MKEFIAILAELEKSNRQGKTTIMATVIEASGSTYRRPGARMLLTSDGRSIGTISGGCLEADVCLRSQKVMATNQPTVVTYDTTSDEDIVWGLGLGCNGLVRVLIEPITPSQADYVEFLFRCYSDRQLGVVATLVSATGSVQEQVGTRLMLQQNGNFINQFSNFIAASIVEDARTALQDKVSTLKSYLLPNGEVEVFIEVIQPPLPLVIFGAGHDAIPVARFAKELGWNVTVVDTRQSEATQNRFTDADAIVLSRPENISDYVAVSDRTVAVVMTHNYLHDREVLKTLLPSQVCYLGILGPKSRTERLLEELRQIEINPTREQMHRLYAPIGLDIGADTPEEIALSIIAGIQAVITNRLGNQLRERKGSIHEPITKQGNQLNPSVKKYVSV
- a CDS encoding LysR family transcriptional regulator codes for the protein MDKLKSLMIFMRSAQCGSFSEAARQLGMAPSAVSRAVLRLEDQLGVRLLGRTTRSLTLTEDGNRFYQRCQQIINDLSEAELEVKRSQSIPSGTLRIDLSNTFGKMHIAPTLLQFATQYPDLKLNVSFSDRLSDLIEEGIDATVRIGISSDSSLIMHYLATARYITCASPSYLAQYGMPTTPIELLQHRTVNFIYPQTRQEPIWKFEQEGKIIDLAVDSYLRFDDSEVILAAVIQGAGVVQLPKFIAAKAIARGNLQPILQSYATQVGLPIAVLYPQKRYLSAKVRVFVEFMTKLAVALKQADVVD
- a CDS encoding NmrA/HSCARG family protein, which codes for MTQQTNAQQIILVIGATGNQGGAVARHLLQRGKFKVRALVRDQNKPASIALQQAGAELVKGDLGDRASLDRAFADVYGVFSVQDFKNGLDTEIRQGKAVADAAKGTNIQHFVYSSVGSAQRNTGIPHFDSKFQVEEYIRETALPYTIMRPVFFFYNYNGMQSMVETGTLFQPLSPETKLQQLSEEDYGAMVAEVFERPADFMHREIEVASVEMTMPEIAAAFSQVLGQPVNYQQIPFAAFEQQAGEEVTIMYRWFENVGYIADFTQLKHDFPTLTDFESYLRSGNWAK
- a CDS encoding Kelch repeat-containing protein; amino-acid sequence: MPSKSLVSFSLSICSVMLLGSPVLSQAQSQLPYWTKATSPTVARQELYPEVLNNKIYVVGGLLSPNTGFSAHFESYDPVKDTWTVLRPLPEARHHITLSAVNGLLYGIGGFTGGFPDWRAQPTMFIYNPSSNTWTQGTDLPVARAEGISAVVDNKVYLIGGRVRATENARLFNDHIDSVRNEVFDPITKRWSSLANASTPRNSAASAVIDGKIYVVGGRKFSKNADGTARQVNVANLEVYDPNLNRWQTRSPMPQARGGLAATSHLGKLYVFGGEQWVPEQKVFAESWVYDPKTDKWETLPPLPTPRHGLGASAVGNRIFVFGGGTKTGGNAATTSHEVLVLPTNGAIP